The genomic DNA ACACCAGCCCGGCCGCCGTGACGACCCCGCCCGTTCCGGCCATGGCGCGGATGGTGCCGGTCTTCAGGCCGGCGCCCACTTCCTCCTGGAACCGGGAGATCAGCAGCAGGTTGTAGTCGGCGCCGACCGCGAGCAGCAGGATGATGCCCAGCGGAACGACGATCCAGTACAACGGGATGCCGAAGATGTACTGCCACACCAGTACCGATAGTCCGATCGACGCACCGAGCGATAGCGCGACGGTCCCCACGATGACCAACGCGGCGACGATGCTCTTGGTGATGAACATCATGATGAGCAGGATCAGCGCCAACGCCGCCAGGGCGCAGATGATCAGGTCGTACTTCGCGCCATCCTGAATGTCCTTGTAGGAGGACGCGGTACCGGCCACGTAGATGCTGGCATCGGACAGCGGCGTCGCCTTGATCGCGTCGAACGCGGAGTTCTTGATGGCGTCGATGTGCGAGATGCCCTCGGGTGTCGCCGGATTGCCCTCATGGGTGATCGTCATGCGGGCCGCCTTGCCGTCCGGCGACAGGAACAGCTTGAGGCCACGCTTGAAGTCGGGGTTGTCGAACGCCTCCGGCGGCAGGTAGAACGAGTCGTCGTTCTTGGCGGCGTCGAAGGCTTGACCCATCGCCGTCGCGTTCTGCAAGGCCTCCTCCGACTGCGCGTCGGTGCCTGCCGTGGTTGCGTAATTCGACTGCAGCAACTCGCGATTGGTTTCCTGCACGGCGATCTGCGGCGGGATCAACGCGACGAGCTGGGGTTGCAGGGCGTTGAGCTTGTCCAGGCTCGCAGTGATCTGGGTGAACTTGTCGCTCAGTGCGTTGATGCCGTCGAGCGTGTCGAACACCGACCGCAGCGCCGCGCACGACGGGATGTCGTAGCAGTGCGGTTCCCAGTAGAAGTAGTTTCGAATGGGCCGGAAGAAGTCGTCGAAGTTCGCGATGTTGTCCCGCACTTCGTTGACCACTTCGACGGTCTCGTGGAACGCCCGCACCTGTTCGTCGGTCGCAGCAGCGCTGGCCTGCTGCAACGCCAGCTGCTTCTCCAGGATGTCGATCGACGTCGACGTCGCGTCGACCTGCTTGAGGATGTCGCGAGCCCGTGCCTGCTGGTAACTCAGGTTCATGATCTGGCTGGCACTGGTGGCGCTGATCTGAAACGGTATGGAACTGTGCGTGATCGGCGTCCCGAGTGGTCGCGTGATCGACTGCACCAGTGACACTCCGGGGGTGTGCAGCACGGCCTTCGCGATGCGTTCGAGGATCAGCATGTCGGCGGGATTGCGCATGTCGTGGTCGGTCTCGACCATCAGCAGTTCGGGGTTGAGCCGCGCCTCGGAGAAGTGCCGTTCGGCGGCGGCGTAGCCCACGTTGGCCGGGGCGTAGGCAGGCAGGTAGGGCCGTGCGTCGTAGCTGGTCTTGTAGCCGGGGAGGGCGAGCAGCCCGATCGCGGCCAGCGCGAGCGTCACAACGAGCACCGGCCCGGGCCACCGGACGATCACCGTTCCGATGCGCCGCCAGCCCCTGGTCCGCACGATGCGCTTGGGTTCCAGTAGGCCGAAGTGGCTGGCGATCACCAGCACTGCCGGACCGAGGGTGAGCGCGGCCGCCAGTGTCACGAGCACGCCGAGGGCCGCGGGCAGCCCCAGGGTCTGGAAGTAGGGCAATCGGGTGAAACTCAGGCAGTACACCGCACCGGCGATGGTGAGTCCCGATCCGACGATCACGTGGACGGTGCCGCGAAACATCGTGTAGAACGCCGCTTCTCGGTCCTCGCCTACCGAGCGTGCTTCGTGGTACCGGCCGACGACGAAGATGGCGTAGTCGGTACCCGCTGCGATCGCGAGCAGCGTCAGCAGGTTGGTGGAGTAGGTCGACAGGCCGATGAAACCGGAGTCGGCGAGAAAGGCGACCACGCCACGCGCCGCGGCCAGCTCCACCGCGACGGCGACCAGCATGATGAGCATCGTCACCACCGAGCGGTAGACGAACAGCAGCATCACGGCGATCACCAGGAACGTGATCGCGGTGACCTGATTCGTGCCCTCGTTGCCGACCTCGAAGTTGTCGGTGATCAGGGGTGAGGCGCCGGTGACGTAGGCCTTGACCCCCGGCGGCGGCGGCACGCTGGCGACGATGTCGCGGATCGAGTCGACGGACTCGTTGGCCAGCGCTTCGCCCTGATTGCCTGCGAGGTACACCTGCACCAGGGCGGCCTTGCCGTCCTTGCTCTGCGAGCCGCCTGCGGTCAGCGGGTCGCCCCAGAAGTCCTGGATGTGCTGGACGTGTTTGGTGTCCTCGCCGAGTTTGTCGACCAGGACGTCGGAGAACGCGTGCGCGTCGGCGCCCAGCGGCTGATCGCCCTCGAGCACGATCATCGCGGCGCTGTCCGAGTCGAATTCCTCGAAGACCTGACCGATGTGCCGCATCGCCTTGATGGACGGCGAATCCGGCGCGTTCAGCCCGACCGAGCGGGCCTCTCCGACCACCTCCAACTGCGGGGCGACGACGTTCGTCAGCGCGGCGATCGCCACCCAGATCAGCAGGATGGGAACGGCGAAGCGCCGGATGTTGCGGGCGACCCGGGACTGCCGGACCTCCTCGACGGCGTGTGCGCTCACGCGGACTTGTCCAGGCAGGCGATGTAGCCGTTCACGTTGTCGGTGGACCTTTCGTCCTTGACGATGCCGTTGACGGTGATGCGGCATCCGATGGGCTGGGCGTCGCCCTGGGCGCGGAGGTCGGCGAACAACGTCGGGTCAGTGGTGGTCAACGTGGTCGACCAGGGCAGCGGCGTGTCGTCGACGCGCTGGGGCTGGGCGTCCTTGTCCAGGTAGTTGATGGTGGCGAGCGTGCCGGGTGGGCCGAACACCTCGAACAGCACCTGCTTGGGGTTGAAGTCGGGGTTCTCCAGCGAGTCGGCGCTCGGCCGCGAGACGACGTCGTTGGAGCCGAAGATGCCGTTCAACCGGTAGACCGCGAACGACGTGATCGCCACGACCACGACGGCCACGATCACAGCCCACCGGCGCCTGACGACGCCACCGACCGACACCCGCTTCACGTGGTCGCCTTTCAACGGTTATCGATACACCTTCGTGGCGACGACTCCAGTCGCAGCACTGCGGCGCGAGATCGACCAACGAGCGGAACGGTACGGTACGGGACTGGTGTCGGCAAGTCTTGACATTCACCCCGTGAACTGCGCAAACCGCAGTTCCCGCCGGGCGAGAAGGAGAGTCGGTCAGCCGATGGTGCGCGTCAGCGAAGGCATGATCACGTCGTCGACGAGAGCAGTGACCGTCTCCGCGGTGGGCTGCCGATTGGCGAAGACCGCCCGGAAGATCAGATAGCCCGGGAGCACGTCCCACAGTTCGTCGCTGACCGCGGCGCGGTGGATCTCGCCGCGGTCGACGGCCCGCATCAGGATGGACTGGATCAGGGCCTTGCGCTGGTCGAGGAACTGGTGCTGCATCGCGTCGCGCAGTGCCGGGTTGTTCGACACCTCGACCAGCACGGCCCGCATGCTGCCGGCATGCCTGGCGCAGTGGTCCCGGATGGCTCCGCCGAGGTGGAGCAGATCACCCCGCAGGGTGCCGGTGTCGGGCGGTACGACGCTCTGCCGAACGCCTTCGATGAAGGCGGCGAGCACCAGGTCGGCCTTCGAGGGCCACCGCCGGTACATCGTGGCCTTGCTGGCCTGGGCGGTGGTGGCAACAGCCTCCAGCGTCAGCCGCTCGTAACCGTGGTCCTGCAAGAGCGAAAGCGTCACGGCGAGCAACTCGGCCTCCCGCGGCGTCCACGGCGAGGGCTCTACCGGAGGAACGGACGCCGAGGACACGTGGCCCACCATAGAGGCTGGGCACCGCCGAGGCCGTCACCTCCTGGTCGACCCGAGCCCCGGCACGATGTCGTCGAGGTCGAATCCCACCGGCTGCTCGAGTTGCTCGAAGGTGCACGACCGTGGGTCCCGGTCAGGCCGCCACCTGTTGAATTGCGGTAGATGCCGGAATCTTTGGCCCTCCATGTGGTCGTAACGCACCTCGACGACGCGTTCGGGTCGCAACGGCACGAAGGACAGATCCTTGCAGGCATTCCACCGCGAGCCCGCATTGCGCGGCGTTGGGCTCTCGACCGCATGGCCGCCCCAGTTCCACGGGTGCTCGTCGAACGGCACTACCAGCGGCTGCAATTCGGCCAACAGCGTGCGCCGGGTGGCCATCGGGAATGCGCCGATGACGCCCACGGAGGCGAGGTCGCCTGCGTCGTCGTAGAGCCCCAGCATCAATGAACCCACCGCATCGGCACCCGACTTGTGCAGGCGGTAGCCCGCCACCACGCAGTCGGCGGTGCGAGCGTGCTTGATCTTGAACATGATTCGCTTGTCGGGCTGATAGGTGATGGTCAGCGGCTTGGCGATGACGCCGTCGAGGCCTGCGCCTTCGAACTCGTCGAACCAGCGGTGCGCCGTTCCGACATCGGTGGTCACCGGCGTCAGGTGGAACGACGGCCCCGACGCCGCCATCGCCTGCTCGAGCGCTGCCCGCCGCTCGCCGAACGGCCGCGCCGTGAGGTCCTCATCGCCGATTGCCAGCAGGTCGAACGCGATGAACGCCGCCGGTGTCTTCTCGGCCAGCATGCGCACGCGTGACGACGCCGGATGCATCCGCAGTTGCAGCGCGTCGAAGTCGAGACTCTGGGCACCCGCGACCACGATCTCACCGTCGACCACGCAGCGCGGGGGCAGTTCGGCCAGCGCCGCGGCGACGAGTTCGGGGAAGTAGCGCGTCAGCGGCCGTTCGTTGCGGCTGCCGAACTCCACCTCGTCACCGTCGCGGAAGCAAATCGACCGGAACCCGTCCCACTTCGGCTCGTAGGAGAGCGCGGGCGGGCCTGCGGGGATGTGCGGGACCGACTTCGCCAGCATCGGCGACACCGGGGGCATGACGGGTAGGTGCACCGGCCCATTGTCGCGCCCTCGTGATGAGTTTCCCCGCGATGGGTAGTCCACCTACCGCGAGCCGACCCGTGAACCAGGATGGACACCGTGCCCTTCACCGCAGACCTACCGGTCATGCCCCCCGTGGAACCGATGCTGGCCAAGGCCGCTGCCAAGGTGCCCGACGACCCCGGCGTCTGGTCGTACGAGCCCAAGTGGGACGGGTTCCGCGCGCTGGTGTTCCGCGACGGCGACGAGGTGATGCTGCAGTCGCGCAACGGCAAGGATCTCGGCCGCTACTTCCCGGAGCTGCTCAAGTCCCTGCGCGAGGAACTGACGCCCCGCTGCGTCCTCGACGGCGAGATCGTGGTGCCCCGCGAGATCGACGGCCGCACCCGGCTGGACTGGGAGTCGCTGAGCCAGCGCGTCCACCCAGCCGCAAGCCGGGTGAAGCTGCTGTCACAGCAGACGCCCGCCCACTTCATCGGCTTCGACGCGCTGGCCACCGGCGACCGGTCGCTGCTCGCCGAACCGTTCCGGGTGCGACGGGAGGCCCTGGCGGATGCGGTGCACGAGAAGACGTGGTGTCACGTCACCCGCACCACCGAGGAGGCCGAGCAGGGCACGCACTGGCTGACGACGTTCGAGGGCGCAGGCCTCGACGGCGTGATCGCCAAGCGCCTCGACGGCCGCTACCTACCCGGCAAGCGCGACATGGTGAAGGTCAAGCACGCCCGCGACGCGGACTGCGTGGCGATCGGCTACCGGATCCACAAGAGCGGCGAGGGCATCGGATCCCTCCTGCTCGGGCTCTACCGTCCCGACGGTGAACTCCAAATGGTTGGTGGCGCTGCGTCGTTCACCACGAAGGACCGGCTGAAGATGCTGGCCGAACTCGAGCCGTTGCGTGAGGGCGATCAGGTCAACGATGGCGAGCCGTCGCGCTGGAACTCCGCGGCCGACAAGCGGTGGATACCGATCCGGCCCGAGAAGGTCTGCGAGGTGGCCTACGACCAGATGGAGGGCGCGGGCAGTGACGGGGAGCGCTTCCGGCATGCCGTGAAGTTCGTCCGCTGGCGCCCCGACCGCGACCCGGCGAGTTGTACCTTCGATCAGTTGGACACACCGCTCAACTACGACCTGTTCGACGTGCTGGAAGGCGCGGCCCACGGGGAGAGGGGATAGGGATGCCCAGTCCTGCAACCGAATTGGACGTCGACGGCGTGATGGTGCGCCTCACGAATTCGGACAAGCCCTACTTTCCGAAGCTCGGCGCCGCGGGCACCAAGGGCAAGCTCGTCGAGTACTACCGCGCCGTCGCCGAACCGATGGTGGCGCTGCTGCGCGACCGTCCGACGCATCTGCAGCGCTTCCCCGACGGCATCGGCGGCGAGGAGATCTACCAGAAGCGGCTGCCGGTGAAGCGGCCCGACTACCTGGAGGCCTGCACCGTCACGTTCCCCTCGGGCCGCACCGCCGACGCGCTGAAGGTGACGCACCCGGCCGCCATCGTGTGGGCAGCGCAGATGGGGACCGTGACCCTGCACCCCTGGCAGGTGCGCTGTCCTGACACCGAGCACCCCGACGAACTGCGGATCGACCTCGACCCGCAGCCCGGCACGGGTTTCG from Mycolicibacterium arabiense includes the following:
- a CDS encoding MMPL/RND family transporter, with protein sequence MSAHAVEEVRQSRVARNIRRFAVPILLIWVAIAALTNVVAPQLEVVGEARSVGLNAPDSPSIKAMRHIGQVFEEFDSDSAAMIVLEGDQPLGADAHAFSDVLVDKLGEDTKHVQHIQDFWGDPLTAGGSQSKDGKAALVQVYLAGNQGEALANESVDSIRDIVASVPPPPGVKAYVTGASPLITDNFEVGNEGTNQVTAITFLVIAVMLLFVYRSVVTMLIMLVAVAVELAAARGVVAFLADSGFIGLSTYSTNLLTLLAIAAGTDYAIFVVGRYHEARSVGEDREAAFYTMFRGTVHVIVGSGLTIAGAVYCLSFTRLPYFQTLGLPAALGVLVTLAAALTLGPAVLVIASHFGLLEPKRIVRTRGWRRIGTVIVRWPGPVLVVTLALAAIGLLALPGYKTSYDARPYLPAYAPANVGYAAAERHFSEARLNPELLMVETDHDMRNPADMLILERIAKAVLHTPGVSLVQSITRPLGTPITHSSIPFQISATSASQIMNLSYQQARARDILKQVDATSTSIDILEKQLALQQASAAATDEQVRAFHETVEVVNEVRDNIANFDDFFRPIRNYFYWEPHCYDIPSCAALRSVFDTLDGINALSDKFTQITASLDKLNALQPQLVALIPPQIAVQETNRELLQSNYATTAGTDAQSEEALQNATAMGQAFDAAKNDDSFYLPPEAFDNPDFKRGLKLFLSPDGKAARMTITHEGNPATPEGISHIDAIKNSAFDAIKATPLSDASIYVAGTASSYKDIQDGAKYDLIICALAALALILLIMMFITKSIVAALVIVGTVALSLGASIGLSVLVWQYIFGIPLYWIVVPLGIILLLAVGADYNLLLISRFQEEVGAGLKTGTIRAMAGTGGVVTAAGLVFAATMSSFIFSNLVVLGQIGTTIGLGLLFDTLIVRSFMTPAISTLLGRWFWWPQIVRTRPASQMLRPYGPRRAVRDLLGREPGDKPA
- a CDS encoding MmpS family transport accessory protein, which gives rise to MKRVSVGGVVRRRWAVIVAVVVVAITSFAVYRLNGIFGSNDVVSRPSADSLENPDFNPKQVLFEVFGPPGTLATINYLDKDAQPQRVDDTPLPWSTTLTTTDPTLFADLRAQGDAQPIGCRITVNGIVKDERSTDNVNGYIACLDKSA
- a CDS encoding TetR/AcrR family transcriptional regulator, which gives rise to MVGHVSSASVPPVEPSPWTPREAELLAVTLSLLQDHGYERLTLEAVATTAQASKATMYRRWPSKADLVLAAFIEGVRQSVVPPDTGTLRGDLLHLGGAIRDHCARHAGSMRAVLVEVSNNPALRDAMQHQFLDQRKALIQSILMRAVDRGEIHRAAVSDELWDVLPGYLIFRAVFANRQPTAETVTALVDDVIMPSLTRTIG
- a CDS encoding ATP-dependent DNA ligase, translating into MHLPVMPPVSPMLAKSVPHIPAGPPALSYEPKWDGFRSICFRDGDEVEFGSRNERPLTRYFPELVAAALAELPPRCVVDGEIVVAGAQSLDFDALQLRMHPASSRVRMLAEKTPAAFIAFDLLAIGDEDLTARPFGERRAALEQAMAASGPSFHLTPVTTDVGTAHRWFDEFEGAGLDGVIAKPLTITYQPDKRIMFKIKHARTADCVVAGYRLHKSGADAVGSLMLGLYDDAGDLASVGVIGAFPMATRRTLLAELQPLVVPFDEHPWNWGGHAVESPTPRNAGSRWNACKDLSFVPLRPERVVEVRYDHMEGQRFRHLPQFNRWRPDRDPRSCTFEQLEQPVGFDLDDIVPGLGSTRR
- a CDS encoding ATP-dependent DNA ligase; protein product: MPPVEPMLAKAAAKVPDDPGVWSYEPKWDGFRALVFRDGDEVMLQSRNGKDLGRYFPELLKSLREELTPRCVLDGEIVVPREIDGRTRLDWESLSQRVHPAASRVKLLSQQTPAHFIGFDALATGDRSLLAEPFRVRREALADAVHEKTWCHVTRTTEEAEQGTHWLTTFEGAGLDGVIAKRLDGRYLPGKRDMVKVKHARDADCVAIGYRIHKSGEGIGSLLLGLYRPDGELQMVGGAASFTTKDRLKMLAELEPLREGDQVNDGEPSRWNSAADKRWIPIRPEKVCEVAYDQMEGAGSDGERFRHAVKFVRWRPDRDPASCTFDQLDTPLNYDLFDVLEGAAHGERG